The sequence TAAAATCACAGTATTACTTTCTTTCTATAAGTAACATTACTTAAcgcaggtttttttgtttttttttttgttttttttttgttttttgttttgtttcgttttgtttgTTATCCTGCTGTAATTAATAGTAGCATGCTGTTGGATCTACTATTACCCCAGTGCTTAACGAAGCAAACCTTTTGGCTGACAGAGAGCAGAcaaaactcttttcatatacggaaagcaaataaaatgtcttacagaagaaaacaggctttttttttttttgttattttttcagctttttttttctttttcttttcttttttctctttcttttcttttttttttttttttttttttttgattttttttttttcctggtgaagTGGATAGGGTGTGAGTGCCATAACAGGGCTTTTTGATCTGGGGATTCCACAACAAGCAAATGGGGACTTCTGCAATTCTTGCAAATCATACATCCAGTCATTATAATGCAATGCACAAAAAAGCCAGAACAACTGAGGGCTAGAAGGTTTTGCAAAATACTACGGGACAGCAATCATTGTAGCTGTACAAAACTTGCTCTcaacataacataacataaaGGCACCATTGATATCTTTCCCCATTTTGgaaatactgtaaaaaattGCTACATATGGCACATAACACATTTGTACATACGTATACTTAATTTATAAAAGTTTCTTTTTCCACTCTTGTTTTCTATCAGCGGAattgctaaaataaaataaattgtttaatTTAAAGGTGGAATACTtcattatataaaataaagttttacaTGTGAATCTATGTGTTTTGTTTATGTCTTATACAGCAATAGGGTCTTGGTTAGCTATTACACTGGACAACCTTGCTTGCAACTCTTCTGGTGTGGAGAAGCGATTTGCCGGGTTAGTCCTGTTCTCAGCCAGCCGATATGCAGCGGCTGGCTCCAGACTGGTTGCCATGGGATTTTGTATGCTAAGAAATGGTGTATCCTCACCTattctttcatcttctgtttcGCTCTCAGAGCTAGTGCTCTGAGAGCTTGTGTCGGAGTCCACTTCTACCCTGCTGGAAATATGGCCATTGGGCTTTGTTCTTTTCACCCTCCGGCTGTTGGTGAGTTTCTTTGGAGGCTCCTGTGCTGGTTCGTACTCCTGCGTGGTCTCATACTCTTCATCCTCCACTATCCTCAGAGGACTGGGTGGCAGACTGTTGCTCTCATGGGTGGGATTGTTGTGGAAGGAGTTGAATTGCTGAAGGTGGTTGTCGTACTTCTCACGCAGCCGTGGTGGGGTCACCAACAGCAGCGGTCTCTCCTCGTCCATAAAGGGACTCACCGCCACCGAAGGGATGGAGATGGTCAAGCTGGAAACTGGTGGTGACATTTCAGATGGAGGGGACTTGGGAGAAGTTGGAGTGTGGAAATCAACGGGTGACATGCGAGCTGGTGTGGTCATAGCTGAGACATACCTGACAAAAAGAGATGGGAGAAGGTTGTGGACACAAGCAGTGACACATGAACATGGCTGCTCACGTGGGCTGTGGAGAATAGGGCAGAGAACCACTGAGGAGCCTCACCATCCTCATGTGCATCCTTAGCGTTGAGACGCTCTTTTTGCTATTAGTCTTACATCATATGAGCCTCTAAAACCTCTGACTTCTGGAACTATGGTGAAAAATGCTCCAGAGCAGGAGGAACAGAGCAAAGCCCCCAGAACTATTCACCTATGAAGATCCATGGAGATACTATATATTATTTGCCAGAATAATTTCCTGGAATGAATCCAGGAATGGGAATCAGAGATTTGAGATCAGCCAGAAACAAAATGGATTTGCAAGTATTTTCACAAATGTCTGCCGCGCTCACTTCTGGTAGAACCCGGGGTACATACAGATgaataagaggaaagaaagaaagggatttGAGGGACAATCCTCCTGCAGCTTCACCCACTTCCAGCAACCAGACTGTCTCAGGCTAAGGAAGAAAGCATATTCTGGACAAAATCAGGAGCAACATTCTGTTAATTTTAATTGCTAGGGATAGTGAGAGCTTTGTGCTGCTCCATGCACTGGCAGCTAGCCTCCCTGGCAGGCTGGCATATCTGCAAAGAAATATGACTGCTCAGTGCCTGAGGCAAGCCCAGGAATCCAGCATGAGAACTACGATGTTTAATTACAAAGGTGGACACTAGAGAGCACAGAGCCTCAAGCATTTCAAAAGCAAGTGGACACTCCTCACCCCAGCAAGCTGCAACAGGCACTGCATCTCTCTGAGCAGTTGTTAAATCACTTCCACATTGCAGCTACTGTCTTATAACACTACCTGTTTTGAAACAACATAGAAcatttaaatgcctttttttgttgtttgttttgtttaatgatAGCTTTTGACTTGCTGCGGTATAATCTTTACAACTTTTACTTTGGGTTTTACAggattaaaattattattatttttcatactaATGTCATTATAACATATTagcatgtgtttttcttttttctttttgcctatTTTGACTGTATCCAAGCTTCAGACAGGAGGCTCTGGCCTTACAGGTCTAAATATGATGCATTTAGCTGTCCTTGCCTGGGAACAAATGCTGATAGAGAGGACAGTGTGGTTTACTGATAATGACTGCTCTGCAAAATTTGCACCTGTTCCTTAAGTTTTTGTAGGATGGTGTGTGGTCAAAGGCGATATATAAAATTGAAGCTCTGGTTCTGCCACACTGCTTGTCTCAAAGGAAGAGGACTTTGAGCTTGTTTGGATCAGCGGAGCTCTGTGTGATGCTATGAGGTCACACTGATTCATGAGGATCAACCTGAAACTTCTTGATTGAGGGACCAATGTCCAGCATGACATTTTGCATGGTTTGGATTTGCTTTTTGGTCTTATCTTGTGTTCACGTGCTTGAGTTTCAGCTCCATTCAAACTTATCTCCTTCTCTTAGATAGGCCGACTGAGACAAGTTATATGGCTGCGGTTGATGAAGTTCATTTGTGGTTTATTAATCTGAGTCCAAAAGTACCAAAATGAATCTGCATCAAACTTTCTTATCCAACCTGTGACTCAGTTTAACATATTCCTgttgtttaaaacaaagaattatTGGGTAAGAGAAACCAGTACAGACACTGAACAGATGTGATAAAGTGGGGTAAATCTGTTTCAGTAGAAGTACATGATTTACATCAGTtgaggaacaggaaaaaaaaaacaacaaaaaaaccaacaccaaatCTGGAATACATGGGAATTAATAAAGCTGGTTGGAAGTGAGAACAGACAAAAATTAATAGGTCTGTGCACCGAATGAATGaaattgttatttatttctccttgcATTAGAGAGCTTCTTAtctctttcactttttaaaataggTGTTGTCTGAAAAACTGAAGCCTTTCTACCTCTTCTACCTCTCTCTACAGCTTTAACACACTGGAGTTTAGATGATTGGGTACTTCTAATGTACCTAGTTAAAAGTGTTCAGTATGCAATGTATGTGCACACTTCCATCAGTGTAAATTACTCATGCTGTTGTGTCATGCATTCACATGTTTCTGGCGTAGTTCCACACAGTATAATGGGATAGCACTAAGAAGCTGCTGTCCTCAAGCTGAGGTGCAGGTGCTGAATACAGGCAGCTCTAGCCCATCCTGAAAGGAAGGTTAAAAGGTGATGGATTTATCCAGCTTTCTGGCCAACCATACTGGCTCAGTGAAAAGGGATTAGAGTGCAAACACACTGAGCCAATTAACCAGTTATGTGCTGGCAACTTCACCATATGGTCCAGGTTGTCATGCAGAGACAGTATTTTACACGCCCCTCTCCTGTCAGATGGCTAAAGACTTTATAAAATACACATGTTTGAGGCCTCTGTTCATGGTGATGGCATCGTATACAACAGAGGAATAGGGCCACACAAAAGAGACTCTCTTAAAGTCTGTTAGACTTCATTTCAAGATTGTGAGGGAGCTGGGGGCCTGGAGGGTGGATGTGCACAGGCTTGATTTGCTAATTCAACATTTGATTGCTTCAGGAAGTCATTTGTCAGCTCATATGCTCCTTTATGTTTCAGAATCATTTTTAGTTGCAAATAACTCTAATTTTCTCCcttatatatacatgcatacagTCCATTTCTCAGAAATCATCTGCCACATATTTCCTGCTTGCTAGAAATAGAAGAGGCCCAATTGAAAGCCTGGGGAACTATTTTTGCCATGCCAAATTCACAACCATTTCAGGTGCAGGCTATGCCACCAGTGCATGGTGAATTATCACAGAAATGTTGCTCCATTTAATCTGTAGTGTAACCTTGAAGAAACATGACCACTGACAAAACACTTCATTAATTCTCTCTGAAAACAGCCCCTTCTTCCCCTACAGTCTTTGCAGCATGTGTTAGGGTGTGACTCCACATGTCCAAGGCCACTGGCATGGGAATGCTGAATGGTTTGTGCTTCCAAATGTGTATGTTCAAATACACAAAGCTGCATTACATGCCACTGGTGGGCATGAGGCAGTGGACTCCACTTGGTTCCTAGGTAGGGGGACAGTGCAGTCTTTAATACTGTAGGTCCTCATCCTGCAAAGCACACATCGAGCTTCACCCTGTGTGTGTGATCCCACTGATTTCAATGGGTCTACTCACACAGTTAAAAGTTAATCCTGAGTAAGTACTCTGCTGGACTGGGGCCATGGCTGTTTATGTCGTGTGAGCTACCTATCCTGAAAACTGAATTGCATGGCAAATTCCAGATAAATTTTATATATGAGAGACAGTTTGCTGTTCTTTGCGGCCCCACAAATCATGTTCAGAGGGCCCTTATCTGTGGCCCACTGTCTTGCTGCTAAGCAATTGTTCTTTGTGTAGCATAGTACCACTGAAATGGCTTTTGCTGTACATGCACATTCATTTTTTCTGGAAACCACAATAAGTCTCCTACACAAGTTAGTCTCCTTGTGGATTGCCTGGCTGCATTTTTGACATCACGGACAACCCACGATATCAAAACCCCATGTGATTTTACAGTGCTCGGAGTATTGGTCTAGtaaccatttgttttttttcttttcagtctttgaTTACTGGGAGAAAAGCCCTCTTCAAATGTCTTGTTTCTCCCcagtctttctgtttctcagcctCAAAcccagaaatgtttttcagtgaaagtTTTCTTACAACTAGTTCACTTTAAAGCAGAACTTAGGTATTGACAAAATCAAtcttccagagaaaaaaaattacttctttgTAAAAAACTTGGCCAGCTATGCCTCTGGCTACTGTTGATCTAATAATGACCTCAGTTCTTATGGCTTGCagtttgtgttctttgtttttatttaataaaatgtcaAGGGCAATTTTCAAAAGAGATAACGGGTTTAGGATCTGGTATCCTCCAGAAAGTAGGTGGCAGCTGAGTATCTGTACTCTTAGAAGTACTTGTCACCCTCTTAAGGTTCAATACACTCCTCTCTCCCCATCTTTTGTGTCTGATAAAATTCCTCAGTAACCAAGAATCAGTCAGAAATCCCTTTTTACCTTACACtgaaaatttctgaaaaatgactTCGATGGTGCTTATTCAAATGTGAACTGCAGCTATAAGGAACAGAGGCAAGAAGGGAAGGATTGCTTTTCCAAGACTTTAAGCTACTACCAAAGTCTCCATCTTGATGATGGCGTTGTAGGCATGCCCTACATAAACATCATTGTTGCGTTTCCTCCTATGGTCCCAAGCTAGGAAACCCTCAGGGAGACCTTGCCAGCTAGAAGCAGTGAGGTAGGTGGTGTGTGGTACCTTTCACTGTGAGGAGAGTCTCGGTAGGAGTCAGGGGTCTCTCTTGCATGCCGGAGGAAGCTGTTGCCTTCCCTTGGCCCACCAATGCCATTGAGGCGGCCTCGTGGCCCTGTTGGGCTGGTGTGCCTGCTATTCTCCACTGAGGAGCTGACGAGCACGGAGTGGCTTTCGGAGAGAATGCTTTCGGTATGGCCATTACTCCAGCTGGAGGAAAGGATGAAAAGGGAACAGTGTGAGATGAGGAGAAGTTTAATCAGGAGAAAGCAAGGATTCTGATACAGCTCTGGATGTGAAGCACTGCCTTAGGGATggtaattttttgttttaattatagGAATCCATGTACACtgacattatttttcatgtgtgggtaaaggaaagaagaagggcATTCCTGTTTCCAGTAGCGAAGACTggtctttaaaacaaaagagctGTCACTGACTTAGCAATCGGCATATACTGAAATTCACCCTAAAAATATTGGAATGGCATTCAGTCAATAAAACACTTTGTGAATTCCTGGGAAGATAATTATCTAGGTGATGTGACATCACAgtcataaaatgaaaacacGATAAATGGAGCTtagatttctcttttcctttttcttcttctctttctctttctctttttccctttccctttccatttctttttctttccctttttatttcttcttctttccctttccttctttctttctctctttctctttccttttttttttctttctttctttctttctttctttctttctttctttctttctctctttctttctctctttctttctctctttctttcttgcttttttttaaacatcttttctgctttgctgcaacAGCAGGATGATAGTACAGATGCTGTTTTACTTCCCAATCTAGTACCTGTGGCTAGGCGTCTGGGTGACTGTCATGGAGTGATGAGTTGTTGAGGTGTAGTGGCTTGTGGAAAACGAGGTCTCGGTTTCTCGCTCAACGACACGTTCACTGGAGATTATGTTTTTTGAAACGTACTGCTATAAAAAAACAATATACAAATGTCAAGTTTAGAAAATGGAATTTACAGCACATCTTCAAACATAGTTACATATACAAGAGCACAAACTTTCTCACCCAAATACAGGCAGAAACTGCACTAATGTACTCAAGCACTTTCATGTACACATATCACATCTAACATcaaaatagaaggaaagaaataagaaaatgagcaaaagaCTGCATCACAATCAGGCCATAAACAACATACATGTGtaggaaataaatgagaaatccTCATGAACGGAGACGTAGAAGGGTAATCTACACATTGGTACCAGATGTCCGATGGACAAGACAGCAGTAGTTAATTAACAGTGGCAATTGTTCATTGCACTACAGATATCTGTGCGGGAAATAGCTATTTCCAGTTCCAATGGCTGCAGCACAAGGAATGACTGACAGAATGACCCAAAGGCTTGCGAAGTGAAGCTGGAGGCTCAATCTCCTGAACAAAATGCTTGGAGACCTACTAATCTCACCAGAGAGGCTGTTACTATAGGAATCTCCATTTTCCTCCAGGTAAATTCCTTGTTTCCCCTCTCTTAAAAATCTGAGCATGGATTTAGTTTTTTTGAGGGGAAATACTATAAGCTGGGCTCTTCTAAAAATGTGTCTTGGCCCTAGCTAAGACTAGGAGCTTTAAAAGAACCAGGGGCTTGGATGAAAGTTTAGATGCTGAATGGCTCTCTCCACATTGTGCTCTGACAAAAGGCAAGGAGATACTTGTGGATTACTGGCCCAAGCCACATATCCCCAGCCAGTGTATTGTCCAGGTGAGGACCTCACTCTGACTTTTACTCACaaggctgctttttttcctaacttttcACCAGCTTTTCCTCTTAAGCTGCTGCAGAAGTTGATAGTGCCTAACTCCTTCCACTCTTTTTGTGTAAAAAGCCTTGCATTGATGTTACATTTCAGCAGAGAACTGGAGCGGGCATCACAACTAGCACTGTTCCTTGGAAACGCACAGTGTTGAGGAGCCTGAAGTGTGAGTTCATATTGTGGACGGCAGTTGCCATGGCACTGGCAAACAAGGTTGAAATGTGGGCAGTAAAACCTACATTCACCAGCTGGACATTGTCTGGTGGTGGGTTGGGGTGGTGTGGCCCATTTGCCATGTTCATAACGTTGTTCCTCTCTGAGCGAAGGCTCTGCCGAAGGCGGTCATGCaactttttcctctgcttcctgtacatgaaacacagaaattgttttaatagacaaaagcaaagcagctgcatcTTTCAGCGTGACGATGATGATGATAACAATAATATAAATACTCTTTCTTGCCAGAACTTTCCCCACCGCTGCAAGAtctcagtcactcctcagaTCACAGCACTAattgcagctggagctgtggggaCCTGCAGAAGGGAGAGATGTGTGGGCACACGTCCAGCAGTCAGCAGGCCACAGGGGGACAGGAAAATGTGTGAGGGAGAAAGAGGCCATTTCCAAGCCACGCTCTGTCTCAAGGGAAGCTCTTTGCTGCACTccaaagggaaggaggaagaatttTAACCCCATCACCTTgccaccaccccacagccacgATCAGGCTTCTGACAGCCCGCTGGGCCTCACTTCTCTGCTACACAGGGATCTGCCACCCTGCACAGGGTGGCCTCCACCTCAGGGACTGCCCATGGCTGTCAGCAGTAGTGGCAAGGCGTACCAGTggcttgctttctgctttctctttggctTTGCCTTTGTTTCACAAGCAGGCTGACGTCTAACAGTGGCaaagtttaaaaccattgctAAGACTGGGGCTAATTTGTGATACTGCAGCTATGTCGTTTTTTGTGGGATTCATATCCTTACCCCAGACATAGCCCTTACATACAGACATGTTAAAGAAGTCAAGAGTACACGGAAAGCCTCAGAAATAGTACCAAGTGAGTGGGTGTATGAGGTATGCCTGAGACTGCAGCCATCCTGGCAGCTCTGGAAGGTTTCATTACAGCAACATCAGATTAACTCTGGAACCTAGTAATTACCAGGCAGATGCCAGGGTTGTTAATACATTCAAGAGAACcatcagtattttctgttctacTAAGATCATGGTCTTTGGCTGATTCAGACACTTTTATTGTGCCTTATCTTCAGCTGCTCTCTCCCTAGTTGCTGATCCTTTCAGCACTCCTCACAAGAAATTTTCAGGACATCACTATGAGCTGACAGTAACAAAACTTGCAGCATACTAAAACCTGGTGCTATGAAGGCTACACAGGATGCATTAAATACCAAAATAAATGATCGGGGAGAGTGCTATTCAATTTCAGGCTTAATTTATCCccattttttcctaattataCTGGAGAACTTCCACCATCCTGCCACAGAATCCAGGAAAGTGAAGGGAGAATGCAAGCTCCAATACACTGCAGAATGCATATGACCTTGGCTGTGGTAAGAGCTGAAATACTCTCAATTCCCTAAGCTGTATGCAGAAGTGCAGATATTTTTGGTGGGATAGGATACTGTAAGACATAAACATTTTCAATCCTGTTTTGAACTCAAGGGGATGATTTCAAGTTTCccaaaaaggaggggggggggggggggtgggaacaATATGTTGAAGCTCGATAGCCAGGGAAGCTTAAAGACAAATAGCTTGACacactgcattttaaatattccAAGTGTATGTCTGGGCCTAGACAGTAGAAGACATTTGATTTATGTCACTCCACATGAATGGTGTAAGCAGACAcagctgcctgggaaatgcaCCTGTCGCAGCAAAACACAGTCCCAGGTCCATGTGGGCTTTGTGTCTGAAGGATAACTAAGTCACAGCTCCCCAGGCATCATGTTAGGATGCACAGGTGAATGGAGAATTCACAGCAGAGAGGTATCTGAGCAGTTACCAAAAGGCCAGCATGGGTTGAGAAGTTGCAAAGACGAGTTTAACTTGATTTCACGGTACCGTTTCACAGGACCTTGGAGCTGTGTTGATGGTAACTGAGGATGACCTAAGTCCGCCGAGTTGGTAGATGAATTGAGTTGTTGAGGGAGTTTCAATGCAGGGCCTATGGGGCTGATATCCTGGCACTTAATGCTTTGGACCTTGTATTAATACCCCTGTAATGTATCCACATTACTTCCCAACTTCAGTGAtgattatattttcattttgtgtacTTCCATGTGTGACATTTGTCCTCTAGTAAAAGAACACTAGCTAAAAAAACATATTCCTCCTGGAAACTGAGGAGAAAGGATAATGGGAATGCCAGTATGTGCTTTGCTAATTCTGAAGAGCCTTTCCTAATGCAAATGACTTGCaaacaaagcttttctgaatTGAGACTCAGTGCCAGAATATGTTGCCTTAGCATTTGACCAGTAGCATCTCTTGCAAGGAGACCTACAAAATTGAAgccatttaattttatttgataCGTTTTCCTGACACCATCCCAGGATTTCCACTAGGTTTTTGTCTACCAGGAAGAAATGGCCTGTGGGGAACATCTGACCGATAGCAGTCTGGTATCAGTGCTGCATCTGGAGGGACATGAACTGGCAGCTCACTTTCATTCTAACCAGCTGTGTTTGAAAATACTTCAATTTTCTCTAGCAGTGATTGCGGATATCTGGGACTGTGACACAGCATCCACTATGAGGGTATTTTGTGTAGAAAACTGTACCTCAGAACCCTGATTGTTTAAAGTCATGAAGATGCCTTTGCTGATTTCAGTGAACTTTggattgcaaaatattttgtttagcTACCCTGGTTTGGCTGTTGCCATTTCCAAAATGAGTAATTGATCTGATTCTTTATTTATGTTCAGTGGTTCTCAGTTCCCAGCTGACCACCGGTGCAGAGGTTGTGGGTAGGTGCTGCATGCGTGTAGCTGTACTTTCTGAAGGGGCAAATGATCTCTCCCACCCTAGGCTTTTAACACATTCATTATTGGTAGACCTTGCAAGGAAAACTAATAACCCAGTTGCTAGTCAGGCCTTACAACAGTAAATCTACATGTATATACAAATGATAaggttttctgtgttttggtgTGAAGATTTATAAGGGCATCCAGAAGTTTTGGCAGCACAAATCCTGCTGATGTTTAGTATAATTTATGGTCCACAATGTCTCGTGCATGTTTGAGAATCACCCCCAGTAATTCACTGAGACTCAAGGAATGCATTAAAGCATCTACTTTTTCATTGGGAGCACTTTCACACTCGGTTCTTTGGCCTTTGCTGTTTAGTAACTCTTAGCACTGTTAATCTTGTTCTTGAGTATAAACAAACCAGGCTGATCTTTAAAATTTACTGCTGGCTTGCAACACGATTCCACTGTTGGGGGTTGCTCCCATCCAGCCAGGAATAAACACGAGTATTTGATAAATGAATTACAAGCTGATGAGTCACATATGAACGGTGAGAGATCTTTCAGATACCTGTCTTATTTTTGCACTGCTGAATGACATGGAGAGCTGCACCCTCCTTGCTTGAACCACAGAACCCTGATCACTGGGCTGTCTCTTCAGTTCAACTCTGGAAAGGCCCAGTTAAACCTTATGCTCAGAGAAGTAGAAGCTACAGTCAACAGAGAAGCTCTGATCAACAACCATAG comes from Gallus gallus isolate bGalGal1 chromosome Z, bGalGal1.mat.broiler.GRCg7b, whole genome shotgun sequence and encodes:
- the NRG1 gene encoding pro-neuregulin-1, membrane-bound isoform isoform X12 codes for the protein MLEPRALRESTAAAAEGAAVGTAAAATAGSAGPPGAGMTEKKKDGKGRKGKKSKGPGKKPAPTEEGEAPGSSTAVPPKLKEMKNQEVAVGQKLVLRCETTSEYPALRFKWLKNGKEITKKNRPENVKIPKKQKKYSELHIYRATLADAGEYACRVSSKLGNDSTKASVIITDTNESTSKIPVSTEGTKTSSPTSTSTTGTSHLTKCDIKQKAFCVNGGECYMVKDLPNPPRYLCRCPNEFTGDRCQNYVMASFYKHLGIEFMEAEELYQKRVLTITGICIALLVVGIMCVVAYCKTKKQRKKLHDRLRQSLRSERNNVMNMANGPHHPNPPPDNVQLVNQYVSKNIISSERVVERETETSFSTSHYTSTTHHSMTVTQTPSHSWSNGHTESILSESHSVLVSSSVENSRHTSPTGPRGRLNGIGGPREGNSFLRHARETPDSYRDSPHSERYVSAMTTPARMSPVDFHTPTSPKSPPSEMSPPVSSLTISIPSVAVSPFMDEERPLLLVTPPRLREKYDNHLQQFNSFHNNPTHESNSLPPSPLRIVEDEEYETTQEYEPAQEPPKKLTNSRRVKRTKPNGHISSRVEVDSDTSSQSTSSESETEDERIGEDTPFLSIQNPMATSLEPAAAYRLAENRTNPANRFSTPEELQARLSSVIANQDPIAV
- the NRG1 gene encoding pro-neuregulin-1, membrane-bound isoform isoform X11, giving the protein MLEPRALRESTAAAAEGAAVGTAAAATAGSAGPPGAGMTEKKKDGKGRKGKKSKGPGKKPAPTEEGEAPGSSTAVPPKLKEMKNQEVAVGQKLVLRCETTSEYPALRFKWLKNGKEITKKNRPENVKIPKKQKKYSELHIYRATLADAGEYACRVSSKLGNDSTKASVIITDTNESTSKIPVSTEGTKTSSPTSTSTTGTSHLTKCDIKQKAFCVNGGECYMVKDLPNPPRYLCRCQPGFTGARCTETLPMKIQNQEKHLGIEFMEAEELYQKRVLTITGICIALLVVGIMCVVAYCKTKKQRKKLHDRLRQSLRSERNNVMNMANGPHHPNPPPDNVQLVNQYVSKNIISSERVVERETETSFSTSHYTSTTHHSMTVTQTPSHSWSNGHTESILSESHSVLVSSSVENSRHTSPTGPRGRLNGIGGPREGNSFLRHARETPDSYRDSPHSERYVSAMTTPARMSPVDFHTPTSPKSPPSEMSPPVSSLTISIPSVAVSPFMDEERPLLLVTPPRLREKYDNHLQQFNSFHNNPTHESNSLPPSPLRIVEDEEYETTQEYEPAQEPPKKLTNSRRVKRTKPNGHISSRVEVDSDTSSQSTSSESETEDERIGEDTPFLSIQNPMATSLEPAAAYRLAENRTNPANRFSTPEELQARLSSVIANQDPIAV
- the NRG1 gene encoding pro-neuregulin-1, membrane-bound isoform isoform X10 codes for the protein MLEPRALRESTAAAAEGAAVGTAAAATAGSAGPPGAGMTEKKKDGKGRKGKKSKGPGKKPAPTEEGEAPGSSTAVPPKLKEMKNQEVAVGQKLVLRCETTSEYPALRFKWLKNGKEITKKNRPENVKIPKKQKKYSELHIYRATLADAGEYACRVSSKLGNDSTKASVIITDTNESTSKIPVSTEGTKTSSQPVLRIQASTEGTNTSSSTSTSTTGTSHLTKCDIKQKAFCVNGGECYMVKDLPNPPRYLCRCPNEFTGDRCQNYVMASFYKAEELYQKRVLTITGICIALLVVGIMCVVAYCKTKKQRKKLHDRLRQSLRSERNNVMNMANGPHHPNPPPDNVQLVNQYVSKNIISSERVVERETETSFSTSHYTSTTHHSMTVTQTPSHSWSNGHTESILSESHSVLVSSSVENSRHTSPTGPRGRLNGIGGPREGNSFLRHARETPDSYRDSPHSERYVSAMTTPARMSPVDFHTPTSPKSPPSEMSPPVSSLTISIPSVAVSPFMDEERPLLLVTPPRLREKYDNHLQQFNSFHNNPTHESNSLPPSPLRIVEDEEYETTQEYEPAQEPPKKLTNSRRVKRTKPNGHISSRVEVDSDTSSQSTSSESETEDERIGEDTPFLSIQNPMATSLEPAAAYRLAENRTNPANRFSTPEELQARLSSVIANQDPIAV
- the NRG1 gene encoding pro-neuregulin-1, membrane-bound isoform isoform X5, whose translation is MLEPRALRESTAAAAEGAAVGTAAAATAGSAGPPGAGMTEKKKDGKGRKGKKSKGPGKKPAPTEEGEAPGSSTAVPPKLKEMKNQEVAVGQKLVLRCETTSEYPALRFKWLKNGKEITKKNRPENVKIPKKQKKYSELHIYRATLADAGEYACRVSSKLGNDSTKASVIITDTNESTSKIPVSTEGTKTSSQPVLRIQASTEGTNTSSSTSTSTTGTSHLTKCDIKQKAFCVNGGECYMVKDLPNPPRYLCRCPNEFTGDRCQNYVMASFYKHLGIEFMEAEELYQKRVLTITGICIALLVVGIMCVVAYCKTKKQRKKLHDRLRQSLRSERNNVMNMANGPHHPNPPPDNVQLVNQYVSKNIISSERVVERETETSFSTSHYTSTTHHSMTVTQTPSHSWSNGHTESILSESHSVLVSSSVENSRHTSPTGPRGRLNGIGGPREGNSFLRHARETPDSYRDSPHSERYVSAMTTPARMSPVDFHTPTSPKSPPSEMSPPVSSLTISIPSVAVSPFMDEERPLLLVTPPRLREKYDNHLQQFNSFHNNPTHESNSLPPSPLRIVEDEEYETTQEYEPAQEPPKKLTNSRRVKRTKPNGHISSRVEVDSDTSSQSTSSESETEDERIGEDTPFLSIQNPMATSLEPAAAYRLAENRTNPANRFSTPEELQARLSSVIANQDPIAV
- the NRG1 gene encoding pro-neuregulin-1, membrane-bound isoform isoform X17, encoding MSRSPKSKTTSTSTTGTSHLTKCDIKQKAFCVNGGECYMVKDLPNPPRYLCRCQPGFTGARCTETLPMKIQNQEKHLGIEFMEAEELYQKRVLTITGICIALLVVGIMCVVAYCKTKKQRKKLHDRLRQSLRSERNNVMNMANGPHHPNPPPDNVQLVNQYVSKNIISSERVVERETETSFSTSHYTSTTHHSMTVTQTPSHSWSNGHTESILSESHSVLVSSSVENSRHTSPTGPRGRLNGIGGPREGNSFLRHARETPDSYRDSPHSERYVSAMTTPARMSPVDFHTPTSPKSPPSEMSPPVSSLTISIPSVAVSPFMDEERPLLLVTPPRLREKYDNHLQQFNSFHNNPTHESNSLPPSPLRIVEDEEYETTQEYEPAQEPPKKLTNSRRVKRTKPNGHISSRVEVDSDTSSQSTSSESETEDERIGEDTPFLSIQNPMATSLEPAAAYRLAENRTNPANRFSTPEELQARLSSVIANQDPIAV
- the NRG1 gene encoding pro-neuregulin-1, membrane-bound isoform isoform X9, which gives rise to MSEVGTETFPSPSAQLSPDASLGGLPAEENMPGPHREDSRVPGVAGLASTCCVCLEAERLKGCLNSEKICIAPILACLLSLCLCIAGLKWVFVDKIFEYDSPTHLDPGRIGQDPRSTVDPTALSAWVPSEVYASPFPIPSLESKAEVTVQTDSSLVPSRPFLQPSLYNRILDVGLWSSATPSLSPSSLEPTTASQAQATETNLQTAPKLSTSTSTTGTSHLTKCDIKQKAFCVNGGECYMVKDLPNPPRYLCRCPNEFTGDRCQNYVMASFYKAEELYQKRVLTITGICIALLVVGIMCVVAYCKTKKQRKKLHDRLRQSLRSERNNVMNMANGPHHPNPPPDNVQLVNQYVSKNIISSERVVERETETSFSTSHYTSTTHHSMTVTQTPSHSWSNGHTESILSESHSVLVSSSVENSRHTSPTGPRGRLNGIGGPREGNSFLRHARETPDSYRDSPHSERYVSAMTTPARMSPVDFHTPTSPKSPPSEMSPPVSSLTISIPSVAVSPFMDEERPLLLVTPPRLREKYDNHLQQFNSFHNNPTHESNSLPPSPLRIVEDEEYETTQEYEPAQEPPKKLTNSRRVKRTKPNGHISSRVEVDSDTSSQSTSSESETEDERIGEDTPFLSIQNPMATSLEPAAAYRLAENRTNPANRFSTPEELQARLSSVIANQDPIAV